In Anopheles arabiensis isolate DONGOLA chromosome 2, AaraD3, whole genome shotgun sequence, the genomic window CCTGGGTGGAGTTGCCCGGATCGGCAAATGGAACGGTTGTCCATTACGATCCCATCGCCTATCGAGCATGATGGGGCGTACAACGGTGGTGTAACACTTGGCCTTCACCATTGCGAGGACATTTGTGACGGGCTGTGTTGAAATGGTTCTTACGGTAAAaccttgcgtgtgtgtgtgaggcatCTTGCTGTACAGATTTTCCAACCAGCACCGGCTTGATGTCCCATCGTTGGCCTTGCTGTGCAATAGCAATCGGTCGCTCTTGCCTCGTTCCAGCTGGGAGGTGGAAAAAGAAGACGCAGAACAGAGTGTACTTTCTCATTTATAGGTTCAGGGATTACCTTCTTTTATAGATGCACTCGAAAGGCAGTACAGGGTCTGGGCCACACTACTGGGACGGGGACAGTGGATTTCCACGAGTGAGCTACAAAGGATGTGCCGTTTTCCCGTAAATAGTAACCCATACGGTAACAGTTAAACttcaccaacagcacacgtgcACGTTCTTCGTCTATTGGACCCGTTCCAAAGTGACCGGAAAACGGTCATCTTTCATGAGAGAGTTAGCTGAGACTTCCTTTCGTTTGTACCAGCGGGTGGTTAAACGCCGCCCTTAGCCCGTGCGCCATCGGTGCAGCCGTAAAATGGAGTAGAGAGTGAGAAATAATTGCACTTTATTGTATGACGTGTGTCTAGCTTAGGTAGAGGCAGTGTGGGATTATTAGCTCTGTGccaagtgtgtatgtgtgtatgtgtgtcgttATCGTTGGGCTGTCTCGACTTGGAATTGGTTGATGATTTATGGTAGTCGATGGTTGAGTTGTTGCTATGGGAAGCATCGTTGTGTCATAGAACAGGGTGAAGATGTTTTAAATTGTAGTATGctgagaggaaaaaaataagtaaaaagcCGAAATGCAGTTTACACAGCTCATGTTAGTAATTGAGGACCTAACAACAGCCAACGATTTTGCTTGTGATTATTTTCTCAGGTATGAATCATTCCAAACCGACGGCCGGGAAATCTTTTTGATTCGTCCCGTCAAAACCGTAAAAATTGCCTTAAAAAACTCCAACCAAATCTTGCCGTGTAATTTAAATGTTGCTGGCAACGGTGATCCATTATCGATGAAAagcgaataaataaataaagcggcTAACCGAATTTTTGTTACAAATTGTTTTCGCAATTTTAccgataattttaaattaaattcgaTCTTTCCGCGATCTTTTTGCAGCTTTGCTAGTTCCGCTACAGTCCACCGCACGTGATGGCGCTCGCCGAACAAACGTCACCGTTCAAACTGCCATAAACGTCAACCAACGTCAAATTCCTATTGGCGGCCATTCAGCATCACAATAACGAAAATCTACCCGACTCGATCGGCGCGCGCTTGTTTTCGTGCCGGGCTGAGCATTAGtttttagcgtttttttctgtgtgtgtcttttctgCCCAATAGCAATGTCCCGCCGGAAACCAGGGCCGGCTGATGCGGGCGGTGCCAAGCGCCCGAAGCGTGCCAACAGTCTGTACACCCGGCCGGAGAAGATCCCGCTCGGGACGGTCCTAACCGATGCGCTCAACGTACCGTGGAAGGTGGGACCATCGATCGGTGCCGGCGGGTTCGGGGAGATTTACTGCGCGTACTGCTTCACCCATGCTGCCCCGAAAACGGTCGCCGATTATCCCAACGTTGTGAAGATCGTAAGTAGCTGGAGAGGGACTGTTTTCTAGGGAATGTTGTTGTAGCAAACATGTTGTATAAAATCAAATGCCCGCCGGCTCTCGTTTCTTTGTCCTTAGGAACCGCATGAGAATGGGCCACTGTTTGTCGAGACTCACTTCTACCGCAAAATATGCAAGGTGGACGACATCGAACGGTACCGGAAGCTGCGCAAGCTCAAGCACCTGGGCATGCCGCAGTATCTTGCCAGTGGATCGCACACGCTGAACGGTGTCAAGCATCGGTTTCTGGTGATTCCCCGGTTCGGTGCCAGCTTGCAGTCGGTTTACGTACAGAACGGCAACTGTCTGCCGCTGGCGACTGTTTGCCGCGCTGCGATGCAGATGCTGGACGTGCTGGAGTACATCCACTCGAACCAGTACGTGCACGCGGATCTGAAGGGCGATAACATTCTGTTCGGGATGGGTGATCGTGGCCGGGAGCGGCTGTATCTGGTCGATTTCGGCATGGCGAGCCGGTTCGTGGTGGAGGATCAGTTCAAGCCGGACCCGCGCAAGAAGCACAACGGTACGATCGAGTACACGTCGCGCGACGCACACCAGGGCGTGATGACGATGCGGGGTGATCTGGAGATATTGGCCTACAATATGATCGAGTGGGCCGGGGGCAGTTTGCCGTGGAAGGAGGACAAGCTGCTGAAGGATTGCAACAAGGTGCAGCAGATGAAGGAGGAAGGTATGGGCGATGTGGCCGGTTTGCTGAAGCGTAGCTTCCGGAAGCACGTGGCAGTGCCGAAGGTGTTGCAGCCGTTTCTGGAATTTGTGCACGGGATGCGCTACAACGAAACGCCCAAGTACACCGCTTGTACTAAAATATTCGAAAAGGCGCTCAAAACGCTGGGCGCATCGAATACGGGCGCGCTCGAGGTAAGCATTGCTAACAGCACGAACGTGAACGATTCCTCGGGCCCGATGAACAAAACGAAGGGAAAGAAACGACGGACACTGGACACCTCGGTATCGAACGGGCTGGCCGACACGGTACCGAACACGCCGGAATACGACGACGAGCACAGCGACAGAGCGCGCACCCCAAAACGAAATCAAAGGTCAGCCGTACTAAGTCCTTCGCTGGTAAAGCAAACGAAAGGGCGCACTACGAACCGATCGCACGCGGTGGTAGCGGACACGGTGCCCAACACGCCGGAGGACGATGAGGAAGATTCGCCCGTGCTCTCGCAAAGAGCTAAGCgcagaatggaccgtgccgatGCGTctgcgattgctgctgctgctgcggttgcaTCACCAAGGGTTAAAAAACCTCTCCTGCCTAACCCACGGAAAATGGCTTTGCCTGACACGGAGCCAAACACTCAGtacgatgaggaggaggacgagcaGGACGAAGAGCTTTCCCGTGCCCTATCGAAAGTGAGACGAAACCCGAAGAAGGAACCAATGGAACCACCGCGTGGAGGAGGGAAGGCGAACGGTGCAAAGGTAGCTGTCGAAGAAAATCGATCCACCCGGCGCAAGGAGAAAACGGTCACGGTGGTACAGAGTGCGTCAGCGCAGGGTATAAACATACGCATCGAAACGCCAAGAAAGAAGCGCACGCGAAATGCCGATACTTCCCAGTCGCCCCAGGAAATCACCATCCAGCTGACGCTGAACGCAAACGTGTCGGTCAATGCGCGGGGCAAGAAGAATGGCGCCGTTGTGATTAGTGCGGCCCAGCAGAACATGTCGATGGAGTCGAGCAGGAATGACGAATCGCTGGAAGCATCGCAGGATGTTATCGATATCTCGTCGGCCACCGAGGACAACAACGTATCGCGAAGTTTGTTTGATGATTATTGATGAAACCTTGCGACGGGTGCTGGAACgtgtttcgtttgatttaGTGGTATTACGTATGAGTTTGCTGTAATTGTTAAATTAATGCTCATTCGCAAAGATAGGTAGGGTAGTCTGCATTGTTGCGcttacaagcacacacacactgctcagCATCAAGGAAAAGGTTTCGAATTGGAATTTTCTCCCGATACAACTCTCTGGTAGATGTTTTGTTCATTCCGTTAGAAGTTACAAATCACCTCAGctattatttcccttttttgaaaGATTTAAAAGAGAGCGAACACGAATGAATTGTTACGTTTTGTGCGAAAACCAGATGGCTTGGCAAATACCGAACAAAGAAGGACCATTACTTAGCCATTCGCTACCGTCTGTTGAATGCGTCGATAAAATACTAACGATCGTTGgcttctgttttgttgtttcaggCCAATACAACGTCTTTCTGTTTGAATTATTCGCGTGCCAACAAATCAACgaattatgtattttttccaattattagttttcttTACATGACACACAGTACTAATTCGAATGATAGAGGAGTAGACATATTGTTTGTACGATGTATACTGACACATTCGTCTCTtaatgaagaaaataaaacgattcTCACTTTAAAGCATGATTTGCCGTTTCCCgcgaaagaaaattaattacttttttgcactattttccAGGAACTTGGCAaaaaatgaacacacacacagaaaaaaagaaaaagctccATTAAAAGCCCCAACACCACCGGAAAGCCTGTCCTGAGAAAATGTCAATCGTCATCGTCCCTTTGCGAATTCCGGGCAAAAGCCTGTAAGCCGTTTTTCAAAGCGAACGaatttttttcctccactaGCAGCAAAACAGCGTTGCCTATCtatcctttttctctctctctcgaggTCGtgtaaaaacaattaaaatagtAAATCACAACacgccctcctcctcctcctcacgCAACTTTGGAGCCACCCTCCCGCTTCTCTTTTTATCACTTTCCCACCAAAAAACTGTTGCTCCTTCGGGCGTGACAAAGGTGACAAGGGCCTTTTCCGCCGAACTGAATCTCCATATCGGTGACCCGGAACACTCTCTGGGATAATATCCTTTTCCCATCCGTGACCCACCGACCGGTTTCCGCGGAAAATGGGCGAGCGAATTAATAGTGGAGCGACACTTGAAAGAGGTGCTGTAAgcaaacggaaacggaaacgAACGGGGTGCGTTTTTAGTGCGAAAAAAGGGCACAAAAGGGTTACCTGTCAACAGGGCCCCccgcggggggggggggggaatggagAGGTGCGGACGGCGTTTGAACGGTggataaaatgtaatttttaatttcattcccTTCAAGCACAAGTTAATGAGATTACGTGGAAATATGTAATACTGACACTGGTAAGTGAGAAAGCGTTTCCGGGTGGATTTAGGCAAAGCGTGACGTCTTGATGAGCCAATTGCAGCCACCGGAAACTCGAAATCTAATTGTTCGTTGTAACTATTTTAGGGTCAGCTTTTGAAAGGAGCTTAAATACAATTGGAGAAGTGAATGGATATAGAGGTTTAGGGGAGGAAatgtaatatttaattataaacTCTTTATTTTAGCCAACAGTGTACCATGAAgcgttttattaaataaatattgaaattcCGCTTCAAGATCGTGTGGAGTCCTGCAGGACCGGCAAAGAAAAGCCCTACAAAACTGTAAGTAACTTTTAGCACACCCTTAAAACAGATCTCCGGACCAGCGCACTGGAAGGTAGAAAAACGTCGTagcttttattaaaaaaatcccttttcaTTGCAGCCTTTTTCCCCCGTATCCACGTCATGCCATGCCCCCACCCGAAACTGGGGGGGGGGACGAACGACATCCTGGAATGTCGGGATTAAATACCGGATTGCTAGCGAATTGGTGCGTAAAAGTGTAAAACGCGACTAAATTTGTCCCACCGGTGTATCGCCCCTTTCTGCCCTCTCCTGTCCTCTCACATTGTTTCCAGTGTAATCCCCCCCAAACGGGTTCTTCCGAGTGAAGAAGGCATTCGAACTCGCTGCAACCACCAATCCACCCAGCCCACCAAAACCCATATCACATTATCGTACTACAAACGCAAACTGACACAGCATAATCTCAACAGTATTTGCCCGTCCGTCCCGTCCCTCCCCTTCCTCATCCTCCGTAAGGGATGGTGGGCTCTAAAACGCCCTTCCCttcgcctctctctctcactgcacacacacatccgacATCCAGAGGGCGTGTTCCCGGGGGAAGTAAACCAAGCCACAAGGATACAAGGATGGCAGGAAAAACTCGACAGGAACCGACGAGGTAAGACGGAAGTATTTAATTTCCTTCGTATAAAATATGCCTCTCGGTGGCACGGTCGACGGGCCAAAAAAACCACAGAGACATCGCGTGGTGGGGTGGTGGGAGTGGATGGAGTGTATCCAAACAAACGCCGAAGGGATTGTTGTTGTATCTGCCTCTTCCACGTGGCTGGAGGAAGTGCCTATAGGAGGGGAGAGCCCCGGGATCTCCGGGGTGGCTTAAGAATCTTCTCGTGGGGATGGTTTTAAGGGGACATTCGAGGCGTGGAATATTGTCGCCGTCTCCTGAAGATTCCTGAACTCTCTGGACTAGATTAAAACTCATACACTCCTTCTTCTAGTTTGACAAAGggggaggaagggggggggggaactaAACTTGTACacagcgatgatgatgatgatggtggtgttggaGCTGGGATACCTCTCCATCCCATCAACCCGTTTGCAGTTCGAGGTTGCTTGCAACAAACGCTCGTTCCTCGTTATCGGCAGCTTCGCGGCAGCTCGATGTCGATGGCCTGTGGGGAAAAGCCAATCAGCCCCCATTCCCAGCTTCTCCGCTCTACCTTTCAAAACCCATGAAAACCGAGGGCCGATTTGTGCATAAAGCATAATGTATGTCTCTCTGGTGAATTCTTCCCGCAAGCAACCAAGCAACCTTCCCTTGCGTGCGCGTGTAAAACGCATTGCGTATATTGTTTGCCATTGTTGGCGCGTCATGCTCGCGAATGTTTCCGGGGGGGGAGTGAATGCCATATCCTTATCGTGTTGggatgaaagaaagaaaaaaaagaaacgctttACAGGCACCCATGATGGTGATAAgtttttgtaaatattataCACTTACTGCACACCAGCTAGAGATGGAGGGATGAGGAATGTTCCGCCTGCGATTCGTTGTCGTTCACAAAAGTGTGGCACAAAAACACCGTTCACAGGTGTGGCTTTTTTCGTAGGCACCGGTTTGGcactaaaaaaaatgcaataccCCTCCTCGCTCGCTATTTGGCCCCGCGGAGCTTCAAGGGTCTGTGCCTGTGGAACGAAATCAATGAAAATGGCTAACGGCAAGCGGGCGGGTGCGCGCACGCGAACAACCGCCCTAGAACGATGGTACACCGGAGACCATTTTTCGCTGATTGTTTCGGGTTTAAGAGGGCTCGCAGGAACGCTCTCGGAGCTGTGTGAGCTGGAAGCTGACTGTCCTGTCGGTACTAATGTCCCGGAAACGGTGAGCATCTTGGGGCCTTATAAATATAAACGCGATCGCATCGCGGGCTGGATAATCGGACCGGTTTAAAGTAGGGACGATAAAATCGAATGTAAATTAGCGTTAGCACTTGTTTGAAGAGGGATAaaattgttgttattttattttatttattttatattttattttattaattgctcggccacgttgggttacagcaatagtgcttactgactaaaCTGTACAATTATTCGGGAGTAAGAAGAGGCCGGAAGAGgaggagttggaaggagtttatggtgtgaaaaaggagcgaagaccgGATCgatagacaggataggataggttgaaatcgaacagatttGAAGTACTATTAATAGACAAaatagctcttacaaaaggctcattgcgagcaaaacgtgttACCTATATGttaactggagacgaaaacgataacgtacGGTGCGACAAGCCGCATACAATGGTAAGTATCAATGTATCAATCAATGTGTATCAATCGTATTAAGCAATATGCCAGCAACGAAAGAAGCCTGATCGACAGAGAGGCCGTGCTCCAACTTAgcaaggcctaatagagtgcatctatcgtcatacgaaggaagcggaatagagtgatgacccagcgTGACCTACAAAATACAATCCTCGTATAACGTCTCTGGATCCTTtcaatcctttggagcagCGATACTTGGACAGGAGACCAGATGATACAGGCATATTCCAGTACGGAACGGACCCAGcaacaataaagggacttaagaCAGAAAGGATCGCGAACTTCAGTGGGCAtgcgacaaatataaccaagacttttgttggccttgttgatgacatagtccgtATGCTCTTTGAAAGAGAGAGTCGGGTCAaagaagacgccaagatccttCGACAAGGACACACGGGGAACAGGGGCATCACCGACACTATAAGCATGAGTATATTTGCAAAGGATCGGAAGAAAGATaggacagaacatttttcaggacacaAGACTACaccgttagaagcacaccatgtagagaatttacagagccaggattgaaggaTAAGACATTCAGCTGTAGAATATACAGGAAGAATAAATTTAACGTCATCCGCATGTAGCAAGAAGCCATTAAGAGGAAGGATAGAAGTACATTGAGGAACAGAATGAACGGTAAGGGACTAAGGACACTACCTTGTGCGACACCCGAAgaactaagaaaacattcataGAAAGAGCCACAGATTTTAACTACATAGCAGTGGCGGatcaagggtatcgggggccctaggcgaaaagacgagttgaggtcctctgtaaatggtaaattttgtttgggtggggggaggggggggtgggggtgtTAGCGGCACTAAACttgctgttggaagattgaacagtaaacttgaaatgccgtcggggcccccttcgatcatcagtcgcagactctaaaatttttgctgacggtgggggggggtgtaaatgattcgccagcctcggggccccatcggccttccgggggcccttgtcgctagtactctgtccatacggcatactatagaatggcgatctacggggcccctaaatcggcggggccccaggcgaccgcctagtccgcttaccgttagatccgccgctgctACATAGGAACGATTCTCAAGATAGGAGTTGAACCACGGCAATATAGAGCCACCGAAAATTAGTTTTCGAAGCTAGCAACATGTAGTGATAGAAGTATACCTCTTTGAAATTGGCTTGAAAATGCCTCTTT contains:
- the LOC120896069 gene encoding serine/threonine-protein kinase VRK1, which encodes MSRRKPGPADAGGAKRPKRANSLYTRPEKIPLGTVLTDALNVPWKVGPSIGAGGFGEIYCAYCFTHAAPKTVADYPNVVKIEPHENGPLFVETHFYRKICKVDDIERYRKLRKLKHLGMPQYLASGSHTLNGVKHRFLVIPRFGASLQSVYVQNGNCLPLATVCRAAMQMLDVLEYIHSNQYVHADLKGDNILFGMGDRGRERLYLVDFGMASRFVVEDQFKPDPRKKHNGTIEYTSRDAHQGVMTMRGDLEILAYNMIEWAGGSLPWKEDKLLKDCNKVQQMKEEGMGDVAGLLKRSFRKHVAVPKVLQPFLEFVHGMRYNETPKYTACTKIFEKALKTLGASNTGALEVSIANSTNVNDSSGPMNKTKGKKRRTLDTSVSNGLADTVPNTPEYDDEHSDRARTPKRNQRSAVLSPSLVKQTKGRTTNRSHAVVADTVPNTPEDDEEDSPVLSQRAKRRMDRADASAIAAAAAVASPRVKKPLLPNPRKMALPDTEPNTQYDEEEDEQDEELSRALSKVRRNPKKEPMEPPRGGGKANGAKVAVEENRSTRRKEKTVTVVQSASAQGINIRIETPRKKRTRNADTSQSPQEITIQLTLNANVSVNARGKKNGAVVISAAQQNMSMESSRNDESLEASQDVIDISSATEDNNVSRSLFDDY